The Streptomyces sp. B3I8 nucleotide sequence CCGATACAGTCCCTGACATGGCACGGATTGCGGTGATCGGCGCCGGCATGGGCGCGATGGCGGCGGCCGCCCGGCTGGCCGTCGCGGGCCACCGGGTGACGGTGTACGAGCGCACGGACACGTACGGCGGAGCGGTGCGCCGTTTCACCCGCGAGGGCTTCTCCTTCGACACCGGGCCGGGGCTGCTGCCGCTGCCTGCGGTCTGGCGCGATCTGTTCGTCAAGACCGGCAAGGAGCCGCTGGAGTCGTGCGTCGAGCTGACGCAGGTCGATCCCGCCGCCCGGCACGTGTTCGCGGACGGCACGGAGGTCTCGCTGCCCAACGCCTCGCGGGCGGGCGTCGTGGCGGCACTGGACGCGGCGCTCGGCGACGGGGCGGGGACGCGGTGGGGCGACTTCCTGGTGCGCGCCCGGGAGGCCTGGGACCGTACACGGCGCCCGCTGCTGGAGGAGCCGCTGTGGGCCGACTGGCGGGTGCTGGGCGAGCGGGAGCCGTATCCGGCGGTGCCGCGCCGACGTCGCTTGCGCACCCGTACGGCCGCCACGCTCGCCGAGGTCGGCGAGCTGGAACTGACCGATCCCCGGCTGGCCGCGCTGTTGGAGAGCCACGCCCTGGCCTGGGGGCTCGATCCCCGGACGACTCCGGCGAGCGCGGCGGTGCTGCCGTACATGGAGCACGCGTTCGGCCTGTGGTACGTGCGCGGCGGCCTGCGGGAGCTGGCCCGCGCGGTCTACGAGCGGTGTCTGGCCCGCCGGGTGGAGTTCGTCTTCGGCGCGGAGGTCACCGGGGTGGTGGAGAAGGACGGCCGGGCGGCGGGCGTGGAGCTCGGTGACGGCACGGTGGCCGAGGCGGAGCACGTGGTGGCCGGTGTCGATCCGGTGCGGCTGGCCGGGCTGGCGGGGCGTCCGCCGTGGGGGGACGGCGAGGTGGGGGCCGATCCCGCGGCCGCCGGGGCGGCGGGGGCCGGTCGGTTCACCGTGCTCCTCGCGCTGCGGGAGGCGCGGGAGTCGGCGGCGGCGCACCGCACGGTGGTGCACTCCCCGGACCGCGTGGCCGAACTGGACTTCCTCGCCGGGCGTCCGTCGGCGGCGGAGGCACGGCCCACGGTGACGGTGCTGCGGCCGGACGACGCCGCGCTGCGGCCGGACGACGGGCACGAGGCGGTGGTGGTGTCCGCGGCCGTGCCGGTGGCGGGCGGGGGGTGTGACTGGGCGTCGGCGGAGGTGCGGGAGCGGTTCGCGGAGCGCCTGCTGGAGGCGGCGGAGGCGGCCGTGCCGGGGGTGCGGGAGCGGGTGCTGTGGCGGGAGGTGCGGACGCCGGTGGAGACGGCGGCGGAGACGGGGATGACGTCGGGGGCGGTGCCGTGGCCGGCGTTCGCGGCGGGGGGTGGCCGCTTTTTGCGGCCCTCCAACGTGACGGGGGCGTCGGGGTTGTTCGCGGTGGGGGGGTGGGCTCAGCCGGGTGGGGGGTTGCCGCATGCGGGGATGTCCGGGGCGTTGGTCGCGGGGCTGATCGTGGAGGGGCCTGGGTTCGGGGGGTCGCGGTAGTCGGGCTCGCCCGGGTTCTTCTCGCCCACGCGGCGGAAGCCGCACCTCGACACAGCCCCGCGCCCCTGACGGCAGAACGGTCGGTGTTCGCGCCCACGCGGCGGTAGCCGCATGTCGACACAGCCCCGCGCCCCTGACGGGGCACGGGTCCCGTCAGTAGCGGTACTGGTCGCCGTAGCCCTGGCCGTTGGTGTTGTTCTGGTAGGGGTAGGACTGTTCGGGGGGCAGTTCGCCGCCGTAGCCGTCCTCGGTGTCGCGCTGCTGGGGGACCCAGACGCCTCCGGGCGGGGTCTCCCCGTAGCCGCCCTGGTTCCCGGCGGCGTACTGGTCCTGTTCCTGGCCGTACCCCTGCTGGCCGTACTGCTGCTGCTCGCCGTATCCGGCGCCGGCGTCGTAGTCGCCGCCCTCCGGGTACGCCGACGCGCCGATGTACGGGTCGGAGTAGGCCGCGTACTGCTGCTGCCCGGTGTCGTAGGCGTAGCCCTGCTGGTCGTAGGAGTAGCCGTCGTACCCGTAGCCCTGTTGCTGCTGGGCGGCGGCCGCGTTCGCGGCGGCGTACGCCGCGTCCGTGTAGACGCCGTAGGTGCCGGTCTCGTCGGGCAGCGGCTGCGGCTCGTACACCGCGGTCGACTCGGCGGCGCTCTCCGCGCCCACGGGCCGGGTGGGGGTGAAGACGTCGTCGCGGTCGTCGTCGAAGGACTCGGCCTGCTGGTACGTTCCGGCGGCGATGTCCTCCGCCTCCGGCCCGGACTCGGCGGGGTGCGGCTCGGGCCGGGCGTTCTCGCCCCGGCGCCGCTTGCTGCCGCCCGGCTCCCGCTTGGGGTTTCCGACGGCCCAGCCCGCCGCGAAGCCGCGGCGGAACGACAGCGTGACGTACGTCTGCCCGACGGCGAACGCCGCGGCACCCAGTCCGATCACGAGGACGGACGGGACCAGCACCCCGAGGACGACGAGGAGGAAGCCGCCGAAGGCGAGCAGCCGCCAGCGCAGCCGCGCCTTGTACTGCAGCAGCACCTCGCCCAGCAGCCACAGCGCGACGATGCCGAACGCGATGTAGAGGACCGTCCAGCCCATGTACGCCCCTCTCCCGGTGGTCGCTACGCAGTGTGTCGTACGACGATGCGACCGGTCTAGGTCTGCCGTGTGTGGTGCAGGCCCAGGTTCTCGTGAATTTCCAGTGTCGCGGTGGAGTTGTTCAGCGTGATGAAGTGCAGTCCGGGGACTCCCTCGGCGAGCAGCCTCGCGCAGAACTCCGTGGCGAAGTCGATGCCAATGGAGCGTACAGCGGCCGGATCGTCCTGTGCCGCGAGGATGCGTTCTTTCAACTCCCTTGGGAACACGGCGTTGCTGAGCTGTGGCAATCGCTCCAGCATCTTCACACTCGTCACCGGCATGACCTCCGGGATGACCGGGGTCGCGCAGTGTGCCGCGGCGACCCGGTCGCGCAGCCGCAGGTACGCCTCCGGCTCGAAGAACATCTGCGTGATCGCGTAGTCGGCACCGGCCCGGCACTTGTCGACGAAGTGGGCCACGTCGGTGTCCCAGTCGGTGGAGCGCGGGTGCATCTCCGGGAACGCGGCGACGCCGACGCAGAAGTCGCCCGACTCCTTGATGAGCCGGACCAGTTCGGCGGCGTAGGTCAGGCCCTCCGGGTGCGCCACCCACTCGGCCATCGGGTCGCCGGGCGGGTCGCCGCGCACGGCGAGCATGTTGCGGATCCCGGCGTCGGCGTACTGGCCGATGATGTTGCGCAGCTCGGCCACCGAGTGGTTGACCGCGGTGAGGTGGGCGACCGGGGTGAGCGTGGTGTCGGCGGCGATCTGCTCGGTCGCCCGCACCGTGCCCGAGCGGGTGGAGCCGCCCGCGCCGTAGGTGACGGAGACGAAGTCCGGAGCGACCGCCTCCACCCTGCGCAGCGCGTTCCACAGGTTGCGCTCGCCCTTCTCCGTCTTGGGTGCCCAGAACTCGAAGGAGCAGACCGTCTTGCCGGTGGCGAGCATGTCGCGCACGGTGCGGGCGCGGTCAGTCCTGGTGGATGCGGTGCCAAGGGCCATACCGGCAGGTTAGCCAGCTGCGTGCGGTCCCCCAACCGGACGGCCGATGTTTGTCGGATTTTGTCGGGTGTTTGCGGGCCACCTGTCCACCCCTCGGACAACCGGTGCCGGGCCCGGCGCCGGCGGGGCGGACGTCGGCGGGTCCGGCGTCACCGCGTGCGTCGTCACCGAACCCCGCGCAGCCGTCGCGCGAACTCGGCCGCGGCCGCTCCGGGGTCCTCGGCCTCGGTGAGGGCGCGGACGACGACGACCCGGCGGGCGCCGGCCTCGATCACCTCGTCGAGGTTGCCGAGGTCGATGCCGCCGATCGCGAACCAGGGCCGGTCGGTGCCGAGGGCGGCCGTGTGCCGGACGAGGTCCGGTCCGGGGGCCGGACGGCCGGGCTTCGTGGGGGTGGGCCAGCAGGGGCCGGTGCAGAAGTAGTCCACACCGTCCTGGACCGCGGCGGCCTCGGCCTCGGCCGGCGAGTGCGTGGAGCGGCCGACGAGGACGCCGTCGCCGAGGATCGCGCGGGCGGCGGGCACCGGGAGGTCGCCCTGGCCCAGGTGCAGCACGTCGGCGCCGGCGGCGTGGGCGACGTCCGCGCGGTCGTTCACCGCGAGCAGGCGCCCGTGGCGGGCGCAGGCCTCGGCGAAGACCTCCAGGTGTGCCAGTTCCTCGGCCGCCTCCATGCCCTTGTCGCGCAGCTGCACGATGTCGACGCCGGCGGCGAGCACCGCGTCGAGGAACTCGGGGAGGTCGCCCTGGCGCCGCCGGGCGTCCGTGCACAGATAGAGCAGGGCGTCGTCGAGGCGGGCGCGGGCGGTGTCGGGCACGGTGGGGCTCCCCCGGTGGTTCTCGGTGGTGTGCGGGCCGCCCGTCCGACGGGCGGCCAGGTCGGCGGCGTACGGGCCGTCCGTGGCGGGCGGCCCGTACGCCGGAGGTTACGTCCCCCGCGTCAGACGGCGAGCGCCTGGGCCCGGCGCTTCACCTCCGTGCCGCGGTTCTCGGCGAGCGCCTGCGCGGGGGTGCCGGGCAGGCTCGGGTCCGCCGTGAAGAGCCACTCCAGCATCTCCTCGTCCGTGAAGCCGTCGTCCCGCAGGAGCGTCAGGGTGCCGGACAGGCCCTTGACGACCTTGTCCCCGTCGATGAAGGCGGCGGGGACGTGCAGTGCGCGGTTCTCACCCCGGCGTACGGCGATGAGCTGGCCCTCCTTGACCAGCTGGCGGACGCGGGTCACCTCCACGCCGAGCTGCTCGGCGATGTCGGGGAGGGTGAGCCAGGCGGGGACGAGAGCATCGATCTTTGCGTCAATCTCGGTCACGGGACCAAGCGTGCCATTGCCGACTGACAGTCGGAAGTGGGACCGGCCACTCGTGCGACGCGGCGCCGCAGTGGTCGGGGCCCGGGTGCGCCGGCCGGGGCGAGGAGAAGGCCCTACGCCATCGCCGTCTTCAGCGGGCGCGTCGGGTCGGGGAGGAGCTCCGGGTCCATCCGCGCGCCCGCCTCGATCAGCCGGCGGCCCTGCGCCAGGTCCCGCGGCCGGCCGACCGCGAGCAGTGCCACCAGCCGCCCGTCCCGGAGCCAGCACACCGACCAGGCCGCCTCCGCCGGGTCCCCCCGCCACACCATGGTGTCGGCACCCGCGTGGTGCCCCGCGTACTGCACGAACCGCCCGAACTGCTCCGACCAGAAGTACGGCACCGGGTCGTAGGGGGCCGCGTCGTACGGGGCCGCCGCCTCCCCGACGATGTGCGCGGCCACCGTCCGGGGTCCCTGCAGCGCGTTGTCCCAGTGGTGCACGAGCAGCCGCTCCCCGTACCGCGCCGACGGGAAGGACGCGCAGTCGCCGACCGCGTACACGTCGGGCACGGAGGCGCGCAGGTGGTCGTCGGCGAGCACCTCGCCGTGCGCGCCGAGCGCGATCCCGGACCCCGCGAGCCAGCCCGTGGCGGGCCGGGCGCCGATGCCGACGACGACCGCCCCGGCCGGCAGCCGCACGCCGTCGTCGAGGACGACCGCGCCGGGCTCGACGCGGGCCACGCGGGCGTGCGTGCGCAGGACGGCGCCGCTCTCGGCGTACCAGTGGGCCATCGGCGCGGCGACCTCGGCCGGCAGTGCCTCGGCGAGCGGCCGGCCGGCGGCCTCCACGACGGTCACCTCGCACCCCGCCTCGCGCGCGGCCGTGGCGAACTCGGCGCCGATCCAGCCGGCGCCGACGACCACGAGGTCGTGCCCGCCCGCGAGCACCGGGCGCAGCCGTTCGGCGTCGTCCAGGGTGCGCAGCAGGTGCACCCCGGGCACGCCCTCGGTGCCCGGCAGCAGGACCGGCTCGGCACCGGTGGCGAGGACGAGGACGTCGTAGGGCTCGGGGCCGTCGGCGGTGTCCAGCACGTGGTCGCCGGGGCGCACCCCGAGGACCTCGCGGCCGAGTCGGAGTGTGATGCCGAGGGCCTCGAAGTCGATGTCGAAGGCGGAGCCCTCCGCCTTGCCGAGCAGGACCGCCTTGGACAGCGGCGGCCGGTCGTAGGGCTGGTGCGGTTCCGCGCCGATCAGGGTCACGGGTCCGGTGAACCCCTGTTCGCGCAGGGCGACCGCGGTCTGCACGCCCGCCATCCCCGCGCCCACGATCACGGCCCGCCGCTCCGCCGGTCCCCGCGCCTGCTCGCTCACCTGTTCACCTCGAAGTCCACAGTGTCCACAGCGGTTGCCCGCCTTCGATGTCGCCATGCCGATGCCGTCATGCCGATGCCGTCATGCCGATGCCGTCATGCCGACGCCGTCTCTCGATAAGCGTTCCCGCCCGGGCACCCGCCTCAGCCGGGAATCTGCTCGACGACGCTCGTTCCGCTGCCCTCCTGGGACTCCCATTCCCAGCTCTCCTCCAGACGCACGCGCCCGTCGGGCAGCGCGACGACGCGGGAGAGGCAGTGCCCCGAGGAGGTGCTGCCGTCGTGCTTGAGCTGCACGTAGCGGAAGTCGAGCCGGTCGCCCGCGCGGGTGCCCACGAGGTGGCCGCGGACCACGTCGCCGCCCGCGTACTCGGCCCAGATCTCGCCGTCCTTCTCGTGGTACGAGAAACGGGTACGGGTACCCACCTGCCCCGGCGCCTGGTCGGCCACCGGGGCGAGGACGAGTCCGTCGAGCGAGGGCGTCATGGTGCGGGGCTCCCTGTGGGGGTCGGGGGGCGAAGGACTAGGGTGGCCACCGTAAAGCACCCGCGGGAGCCCGGGCGTACCGGGCTGAGAGGGAGGCTGCGGCCTCCGACCGTACGAACCTGATCCGGGTCATGCCGGCGAAGGGAGGAGCTGGACGCCCATGTCGCGTGCATCGCAAGGGCCGCAGAGGCTTTCGAACGGGGCGGCGGGCGGCGCGGGGCACAGCCCCGACGTCCTGGTCGTCGGCGGCGGGCTCATCGGACTGGTCACCGCCTGGCGGACCGCCGGACGCGGACTGTCCGTCACCGTGCTGGACCCCGAACCCGGCGGCGGAGCCGCTCAGGTGGCGGCCGGGATGCTGGCCGCCGTCACCGAACTGCACCACGGCGAGCAGACGTTGCTCGCGCTCAACCTGGAGTCCGCCCGCCGCTACCCCGACTTCGCCGCCGAGCTGACCGAGGTCACCGGCCACGACCTCGGCTACCGCCGCTGCGGCACGCTCGCCGTCGCGCTCGACGCCGACGACCGGGCCCACCTGCGCGACCTGCACGCCCTCCAGGGGCGTTCGGGCCTTGCCTCGGAATGGCTCAGCGGGCGGGAGTGCCGCCGGCTCGAACCGCTGCTCGCGCCGGGCGTGCGCGGCGGGCTGCGGGTCGACGGCGACCACCAGATCGACCCGCGCCGGCTGGCCGCGGCCCTCGTCGTGGCCTGCGAGCGGGCCGGGGTGGTGTTCCACCGGGCGTGCGCCGAGCGGCTCACGGTGGCCGGGGACCGGGCCACGGGCGTGGTCACCGGCGACGGCACCGCGTTCACCGCCGGGCAGGTGGTGCTCGCCGCGGGCAGCGCCAGCGGGCGGCTCGCGGGCGTGCCCGACGCCGTCCTGCCGCCGGTGCGGCCGGTGAAGGGGCAGGTGGTGCGACTGACCGTGCCGAAGCGGTACGCGCCCTTCCTGAGCCGTACGGTGCGGGCCGTGGTCCGCGGCAGCCACGTCTACCTGGTGCCGCGCGAGAACGGCGAGCTGGTCCTCGGCGCGACCAGCGAGGAGCTGGGCTGGGACACCACGGTGACCGCGGGCGGGGTGTACGAACTGCTGCGCGACGCGCACGAGCTCGTCCCCGGCATCACCGAGCTGCCGCTCACCGAGACCCGCGCCGGGCTGCGCCCCGGCTCCCCCGACAACGCGCCGCTGCTCGGCCCCACCGGCCTGGACGGGCTGCTGCTGGCCACCGGGCACTACCGCAACGGCGTCCTGCTCACCCCGGTCACCGGTGACGTCATGGCGGACGTCCTGACCACCGGGGTGCTGCCGGAGGAGGCCCGTCCCTTCAGTCCCCGGCGCTTCGGCGCCCGCACCCGGTCCCTCTCCCCCGCCCTCTCGGAGCAGCCGGCATGAGCCACGTGACCGTCACCGTCTCCGTCAACGGCGAGCCGCGCGAGGTGGCCGCCGGTACCCCCCTCGACGCCCTGGTGCGCACACTGACGACCGCTCCCTCCGGGGTCGCCGCCGCGCTCAACGAGACCGTCGTCCCGCGCGGCCAGTGGCAGGCCACGCCGCTCGCCGAGGGCGACCGCGTCGAGGTCCTCACCGCCGTCCAAGGAGGCTGACCATGGCCGACGATCCCTTCGTCCTCGGCGGTACGACGCTGTCGTCCCGTCTGATCATGGGCACCGGCGGGGCGCCCAGCCTCGACGTCCTGGAGCGCGCCCTGGTCGCCTCCGGGACCGAGCTGACGACGGTCGCGATGCGGCGCGTGGACCCCTCCGTACGGGGTTCGGTGCTCTCGGTGCTGGACCGGCTCGGCATCCGGGTGCTGCCGAACACGGCGGGGTGCTTCACCGCCGGGGAGGCCGTGCTCACCGCGCGGCTCGCGCGGGAGGCGCTCGGCACGGACGTGGTCAAGCTGGAGGTCGTCGCGGACGAGCGCACGCTGCTGCCGGACCCGGTGGAACTGCTCGACGCGGCGGAGACCCTCGTCGACGAGGGGTTCACCGTGCTGCCGTACACCAACGACGATCCGGTGCTGGCCCGGAAGCTGGAGGACGTGGGGTGCGCGGCGATCATGCCGCTGGGCTCGCCGATCGGGTCCGGGCTCGGCATCCGCAACCCGCACAACTTCCGGCTCATCGTGGAGCGGGCGCGCGTGCCGGTGATCCTCGACGCGGGGGCCGGGACGGCGTCCGACGTCGCGCTGGCGATGGAGCTGGGGTGTGCGGGGGTGATGCTGGCGTCGGCGGTGACGCGGGCGCAGGAGCCGGTGCTGATGGCCGAGGCGATGCGCCGTGCCGTGGAGGCGGGGCGGCTGGCCCGGCGGGCGGGGCGGATCCCCCGCCGGTTCTTCGCCGAGGCGTCGTCTCCGGCGGAGGGGCTGGCGGCGCTGGATCCGGAGCGGCCGGCGTTCTGAGCGGTGCGGCGCCCCGGGGGGCCGGCATCCCGGGAGGCCGGCCCCATTGCCCCGGGTGGGCGCCTCACGGCTCGGGGGTCCGGGCTCATCGGCGACCGCCGGTGCACCGTGGCTCGTCGCGCGGTTCCCCGCGCCCCCGGGACGGGGCGCGGCCCCGTCGCACGTCACAGGTGCGCTGCAGTCCCGTACCGGGTTTTCCGGGGGCGTGGGGGTTGTCGGTGGCGGCTCGTAGACTTCGGCCGTGGATACGACCCTTCAGGACCCGCTCGTCGGACAGGTGCTCGACGGCCGCTACCGCGTGGACGCGCGGATCGCCGCCGGCGGGATGGCCACGGTCTACCGGGCCCTGGACACCCGTCTCGACCGGGTGCTCGCGCTCAAGGTGATGCACCCGACGCTCGCCGCCGACGGCTCCTTCGTGGAGCGGTTCATCCGCGAGGCGAAGTCCGTGGCGCGCCTGGCCCACCCGAACGTGGTGCAGGTCTTCGACCAGGGCACCGACGGGTCGTACGTGTACCTGGCGATGGAGTACGTCGCCGGCTGCACCCTGCGTGACGTGCTGCGCGAGCGCGGTGCCCTGCACCCGCGCGCCGCGCTGGACATCCTGGAGCCCGTGCTGGCCGCGCTCGGGGCCGCGCACCGCGCCGGGTTCGTGCACCGGGACATGAAGCCGGAGAACGTCCTCATAGGGGACGACGGCCGGGTCAAGGTTGCCGACTTCGGCCTGGTCCGGGCCGTGGACACAGTGACCAGCACCACCGGCGCCGTCCTCGGCACGGTCTCCTACCTCGCCCCCGAACAGATAGAGCACGGCACGGCCGACCCCCGGGTCGACGTCTACGCGTGCGGGGTGCTGCTGCACGAGATGCTCACCGGCGCCAAGCCGCACCGCGGGGACACCCCCGCGCAGGTGCTCTACCGGCACCTCCACGAGGACGTGCCGCCGCCGTCGGCCGCCGTCCCCGGACTGGCGTACGAGCTGGACGAGCTGGTCGTCTCGGCCACCGCCCGCAACCCCGAACTGCGCCCGGTGGACGCGGCCGCGCTGCTCGGCGAGGTGCTCCGGGCGCGGTCCGTGCTCGGCCCCGCCCAGCTGGACGCGGTGCCGCCGGGGGCGCTGACCGCGGCGGACGGCGGGCACGACAACGCCGAGGACCGTACGAGTGTGATCCCGCGCGCGCTGACGGTGATGCGGCCGCTGCCGGTCAACGAGCCCGACGACGGTCCCGGCCGGGGCTTCGGCGGGGGCGGCTTCGACGGGGAGAACCGCACCAGCCGGCTGGAGAGTCCGCCGGTGCCGCCCGCGCCGGCCCGCGGCGGGAGCCCGCGGTCGCGCCGGGGGCTGATCGCGGTCGTGGCCGCCCTGCTCCTGGTGCTCGGGGTCGGCACGGGCGTCTGGTACATCAACTCGGGCCAGTTCACCAAGGTGCCGCCGGTGCTCTCCAAGACGGAGGCGCAGGCCAGGGACCAGCTCGACGGCGCCGGCCTCGATGTCGGGAAGGTCCGCCACGCGTACAGCGACACCGTCGCCAAGGGCAGGGTCATCAGCAGTGATCCGGCACCGGCGGAGCGGATCCGCAGTCACGACGCGGTGTCGCTCACCGTCTCGGACGGTCCCGAGACGGTGAAGGTGCCGGACCTGAAGGGGCAGAGCCTTCCGGACGCGCGGGCGCGGCTGCAGAAGGAGGGGCTGGCCGCGGGCATGGTGACCCGGGACTTCAGCGAGGACGTGCCCAAGGGACAGGTCGTCCGCACGGATCCCGCGGCGGGCACCGAGCGGCACGGGGGTTCCGCGATCGCGCTCACCGTCAGCCGGGGGCGTCCGGTGGAGGTGCCGGAGGTGGCGGGGTCGTCGCTGGAGGACGCGCGGGGCGAGCTGGAGAACGCCGGACTGAAGGTGAAGGTCGCCGAGGGGCGGGTGGCGTCCGAGTTCGACGCGGGGCAGGTGGCGGCGGTGTCGCCCGGCGAGGGGAAGCAGGTCGCCGAGGGCGACACCGTGACGGTGACGGTGTCCAAGGGGCGCAAGCGGGTGGAGGTGCCGGATGTCGTGGGCGACGACGCGGGGGACGCGCGGAAGGCGTTGGAGGCGGCAGGGTTCGAGGTGGACGAGGACCGGGGCTTCCTGGACCTGTTCGGCGGTGACACGGTGAAGAGCCAGTCGGTGGAGGGCGGCGACCGGGCTCCGTACGGTTCGAAGATCACCATCAAGCTCGGCTGACGGCCGGGGCGGAAAAGCACGTGCGACCCTTGTGGCGTGGTCGCTACCCCCTCACCCCGTAACCCCGTCGGCGCGCACATCCCCGTCGCCGGCGGCCTGCACCGCGTCGGGCTCCCCTACGCCCACGACCTCGCCGCCGAAGCCGTGCAGGTGTTCGTCGCCAACCCCCGCGGCTGGGCCACCCCACCCGGCAACCCCCGCGAGGACGAGGCCTTCCTCGCGGCGTGCGCGGAGCGGGACGTCCCCGTCTACGTCCACGCCCCGTATCTGATCAACTTCGGCTCCCACACCGAGGCCACCGTCGAACGCTCCGTCGAGTCGCTGCGGCACTCCCTGCGCCGCGCCCGCGCCATCGGCGCCCTCGGCGTCGTCGTGCACACCGGCAGCGCCACCGGCGGCCGCGACCGCGCCGTGGCCCTCAAGCAGGTCCGCACGCGTCTGCTCCCCCTCCTGGAGGAGCTGGACCACGACGACGACCCGTGGCTGCTGCTGGAGTCGACCGCCGGCCAGGGCGCCTCGCTCTGCTCCCGCACCTGGGACTTCGCCCCGTACTTCGAGGCCCTGGACGCCCACCCCCGCCTGGGCGTCTGCCTCGACACGTGCCACGTCTTCGCCGCCGGACACGACCTGACCGGCCCGCACGGCGCCCACCAGACGCTGGACCTGCTCGTGGACACCGTCGGCCCGGGCCGGCTGAAGCTCATCCACGCCAACGACTCCAAGGACGTGGTCGGCGCCCACAAGGACCGGCACGCCAACATCGGGGACGGGCACATCGGCGAGGACCCGTTCCGCGCGCTGATGACCCACCCCGCCACCGAGGGCGTCCCGCTGGTCATCGAGACGCCCGGCGGCAAGGAGGGCCACGCGGCGGACGTGGCCCGGCTCAAGAAGCTCCGCGACGGCTGAGCGGCCCCCGGCCCCGGGCGGGCCCGGGCGCGGCTCAGAGTTCCGGTCCCTCCCCCGGCTCCTCCTGGTAGGAGTAGCGCTGTTCCTTCCAGGGGTCGCCGACGTTGTGGTAGCCGCGCTCCTCCCAGAAACCGCGGCGGTCGGCGGTCATGTACTCCACGCCGCGCACCCACTTGGGGCCCTTCCACGCGTACAGGTGCGGCACGATCAGCCGCAGCGGGAAGCCGTGCTCCGCGGTGAGCAGCTCGCCGTCCTTGTGCGTGGCGAAGAGCGTGCGCGCGGAGGCGAAGTCGGACAGCCGCATGTTCGAGCTGAAGCCGTACTCCGCCCAGACCATCACATGGGTGACACCGGGCGCGGGCGGGGCGCTCTGAAGGACCGTGCGCGCCGGGATCCCGCCCCACTCGGCGCCGAGCATGCTGAACTTCGTCACACAGTGCAGATCGGCGACGACGGTGGAGTACGGCAGGGCCGTGAACTCCTCGTGGTTCCAGCAGTGCTTCTCCCCGTCGGCGGTGGCGCCGAAGACGCGGAACTCCCAGCGTTCGGGGCGGAACCTGGGCACCGGGCCGTAATGGGTCACCGGCCAGCCGCGCTGGAGCCGCTGCCCCGGCGGGAGCGGGGGCTGCTGTGCCGCCTCTCCTGCGTTCCTCTCCACCGGCTGCCCCATGCCTCCATCCTGACAGACCGGGCACAGTGCCCATGACCGGGAGCACGAA carries:
- the pknB gene encoding Stk1 family PASTA domain-containing Ser/Thr kinase, which encodes MDTTLQDPLVGQVLDGRYRVDARIAAGGMATVYRALDTRLDRVLALKVMHPTLAADGSFVERFIREAKSVARLAHPNVVQVFDQGTDGSYVYLAMEYVAGCTLRDVLRERGALHPRAALDILEPVLAALGAAHRAGFVHRDMKPENVLIGDDGRVKVADFGLVRAVDTVTSTTGAVLGTVSYLAPEQIEHGTADPRVDVYACGVLLHEMLTGAKPHRGDTPAQVLYRHLHEDVPPPSAAVPGLAYELDELVVSATARNPELRPVDAAALLGEVLRARSVLGPAQLDAVPPGALTAADGGHDNAEDRTSVIPRALTVMRPLPVNEPDDGPGRGFGGGGFDGENRTSRLESPPVPPAPARGGSPRSRRGLIAVVAALLLVLGVGTGVWYINSGQFTKVPPVLSKTEAQARDQLDGAGLDVGKVRHAYSDTVAKGRVISSDPAPAERIRSHDAVSLTVSDGPETVKVPDLKGQSLPDARARLQKEGLAAGMVTRDFSEDVPKGQVVRTDPAAGTERHGGSAIALTVSRGRPVEVPEVAGSSLEDARGELENAGLKVKVAEGRVASEFDAGQVAAVSPGEGKQVAEGDTVTVTVSKGRKRVEVPDVVGDDAGDARKALEAAGFEVDEDRGFLDLFGGDTVKSQSVEGGDRAPYGSKITIKLG
- a CDS encoding deoxyribonuclease IV; this encodes MVATPSPRNPVGAHIPVAGGLHRVGLPYAHDLAAEAVQVFVANPRGWATPPGNPREDEAFLAACAERDVPVYVHAPYLINFGSHTEATVERSVESLRHSLRRARAIGALGVVVHTGSATGGRDRAVALKQVRTRLLPLLEELDHDDDPWLLLESTAGQGASLCSRTWDFAPYFEALDAHPRLGVCLDTCHVFAAGHDLTGPHGAHQTLDLLVDTVGPGRLKLIHANDSKDVVGAHKDRHANIGDGHIGEDPFRALMTHPATEGVPLVIETPGGKEGHAADVARLKKLRDG
- a CDS encoding sulfite oxidase-like oxidoreductase, producing MGQPVERNAGEAAQQPPLPPGQRLQRGWPVTHYGPVPRFRPERWEFRVFGATADGEKHCWNHEEFTALPYSTVVADLHCVTKFSMLGAEWGGIPARTVLQSAPPAPGVTHVMVWAEYGFSSNMRLSDFASARTLFATHKDGELLTAEHGFPLRLIVPHLYAWKGPKWVRGVEYMTADRRGFWEERGYHNVGDPWKEQRYSYQEEPGEGPEL